Genomic DNA from Lactuca sativa cultivar Salinas chromosome 8, Lsat_Salinas_v11, whole genome shotgun sequence:
TTGGATTGGTGGTACCATGGAGAACGTTGTTCGACACCTTGGGGTGGAGCAGCCACCTCATTTGGGGTATCATTACCCGATTTGCCCGAGGTAGACGGAGTATAGAGGACATGGAGCCAACGGAGCCGGGACGAGCGGGGCGAACGAGGATGAGGAGGATGATTgagtgtttatttatttttattttgtttgatttgttttgggttgtttttattttgttttgttttgtttcgtTTTATTTTGTTTGGGATTGTAAAAACTATTAagatattatgttacttttattcttCTTTGGTTGTTATTTCTCAGAAATTGCTAGGAGCGCCTAAAAAGGATATCAAGATATGAGTGTGTATGTGTTTAGCCGGGTGTGTTTAAAGTCAAGAGTCGAGACCCATAttttaaattaagtgtggggtgatTCAAGTGAGAAGAAAGTTTGAGAGAAGAGTCCAAAATAGTAGAGATAGAAgaatcttaatccattaagatatgGGTTGAATTCAAGAATTGAAAGAAAAGTTGGAGGAATAATATTTCTGGTGTTCCagttttcacgtcgtgaatctgtTAAGGTTCACCTAGTGAATAAGTATATGAAGATCTTCCAGAAACCGCTTCAAACGAGCTCACGTCATGAGTTTTAGtgcattcacgtcgtgaatttccaTTTTTCACAAAAAAGATTATATTTTTTCCATATTCATTGTGTGGTTTACCACTATTCTTTTTGGGGAATATTCGGAAGATTATTATGGTTCATTTTCACTACCATACAATGTGGCACATGCTTTCCCACATTGTTCGTTCTATTTTGGAGATTTCCACCACATTTGTAGAAGATTGAAGGCTCGATTTCATATTTTGCCGGTACATTGCTTATCTCGCATGTTCAAGATCCAAGTTTCTATTTCTCAGAGTCCATATTCAAGatgcacgttttccacacttttggagatgctTACGCCGCTAGCCCAGGGGAGTCTGTtactttttctcccttttcttaattttgttttattctaggcatacaatgagggcattgtatgaaataagtgtggggtagggggtagaAAAAGTTAATTACTAGATAATGgtaaaatttgaaattgaaaattttaatctagtaataataatttgaactATAGTTGTTACTGTCATATGGGATGATCCGATAagagctcaaatgtttagttgagccaatacaccttatagtgcatttgtggtctcccttattttagtgaaatcatggaaaaaaaacacaacctcggttagtttgaaggatgcaatatgtttagcatcgtgacCAGAAatatatccaggaaaattattatctttaaccaataaaggttgaagttgagcgcccctgcttaagcatgtagggttttgagtgaaaacaAAAagaagtgagttacatgttaaaaagaaaaaaagagagagacttacaagaaaaagtttgaagaaatTTTGGAGCATCAAATTCAAAGTatgaaaaaaaaaccaaaattccaagaaattcaaaagttgaagatacaagAAATcgaacaacaaggtggtgaattcaaaaaaattaaagatcaaattatcaagaaagtgaagaattccaaagagctccatagtggtatcttAAATTTTagttgtctagattatgtatgcttgggttgctcaaccaaaaataccttgaggttaggaggttttctgcagatggattcggagggatggataaaatgagcattgttcggaagaatgggcgagtgtttatgaagattgtaagTATTTAAAGTATGGCGGGGTACtttagaaaaattttagacacaaatgcatgcgttgaggtcttggcataatggttgagcTGGAAtcggattgttctatgtgatgttagtaatatagggttaagtttaaatttgtttgagggcaagcaaagcccaagtgtggggtattttgatattgccatatttatacctattttaaggcaatatttaagtacgtttttgtatataagttggtaatttgtttagaataatggtacttgtgagtttaaatgttatttgcagccaaaaagaagacattttgaagaaaagggactaaaaacaTTAAAGGAAGAAACTTTGGGAGTTAAAAGATTAAAGGACAAGAAAATCAGGGAAAAAgcgttctcacgtcgtgagaactggAAGATTCACGATGTGAGCTTaagttctagaagatatgtatgCGGGTGAAGGAATCTTTGCCGAAAAAGGTTATCTtgtactcacgacgtgaataatttattattcacgacgtgaattattAAAATCGGGAaactatatatatccttgaccaTTGCGAATTGAAGTGACTTTTGGCGGAAGAAAGAGATTCCAGAAGGCGAAATTCAGAAGAAAAAGAGATCTGGAAGTGATTTTcaacaccaaagaagaggaagttCATAATTTGCTTTATAAACTTGGTACATTAAACATGTGTTTGATTATAGCTTTTAAATGTTTAGTTGTTAATATGTCCAGttaaatctagctgcttctgttagctagatgaagttggaactcatggtttgaatgcattagatttgactttatttgttggttatatgcttgtgttgattgattttacctagcatgtttagttaatgatttaattgctttaaattctagttctgtgtagttagtgaacaCAAATCTGCATGAATATGAATACCTAATAACAAAGTGAACACTAATTTATTAGATCTAAGAccaaaccaatcttagataagtaattgaatcattgaattaagcTGTGTTAGAAAACGCATATTATGAAtgtaattgtgttttgattaatcaatcttcatagctccaatcttatttgatatttgattatgtgttaactattgtgtgaCCACGCATAGATTTACATGAATTGGCTAATAATTATTAGGTttagaactaaactgctaatactTCTTAAATTGGTAACCAACGGTAATAGTTTTGACTAATGTATAACCATTGAgtgaaagtggattcgaactaacagaagtattttgtttattgattgagttttgtttaagaattaagttcatctaaacttgcaaaattagatacaaACCCTTTTTAGCTtattaataattagattaatttagtagcgaatatataaaattaataacactgttccctgtgatcgacacccgacttacctaagctatattgtaatctgactacgtacactgcctataagtgcatagttagtctaagtttgttaggttataaatattaaaattagtgtgtactttcgtgcacatcagtcaagttcatacatttgtataatgctaattgaaaacaaaaaccaatggctatgataccactgttgggttttatacaaacaatcatatgtgtgcatgcaaccctagagttggatctatgttttcactattagttatacaacattatgaacacataaagaaacctaGCATGCTTCTAGTAATTTCGAGAATCACAAAgaaagatgaaatacatacctcttgttgttatattgtaataacaacttaaatcttgaatcttcttgtctttgaaagcaagcgccacaagtgtcgcacctctaatggctcacaaacaaacctagtaaccaaggattactatggagagagaagggaagtgTAAAATTCGGCTCTAAGCCTCTCTTGGAGTGCCTTGGacaaaatccaaccctataggggtttatataggtgataatgaaggtttaggataaggcaggtgtatcttagatcaccctaatcccttaacttcctccctaaggcttccaaggcaTCCTTAGAGCTCAAGAAAACCCTAGGACACTCTAGATTTTGTTCCCAacctctaagggaggttctagaatgcttcaatgctcaacttttgaacattgtcacctttagtccctgcattttcaattaattcctttaatcctaaaattaattccacattaatttctgattaaatattaattaaacaatatgatttctaatcaatatattatatctatagtacattaataaatcatttaccttgatttcaaattaatttattaaccaagtaataaattaataaatctttcttctctctccaacaattatcctattccattatcaggtttgaaggcaacccaaaaagaccatgcacaaccgggtcaagtacttaccaaatatggttacaggtttagacactaatccaacatcaagttcatacaaaatatagttatggacttagacacgttATCCAACAGAAGGAACTCATGACATTTAGACTAATTTTGGCCTTCTGAACACCCCTCCCATCCACTCATCCGAGGTACTTCTCGATGTTTCAataacacatgcacacacacacggGGAGTCCTTACATAATCCACCCCCACCTTCTCAAAAAGGTGATGCCGGTGTTGAACAAAGATCCTTGCCCCCTGGAAGACACCCATGTATCAAATTTGATATCCCACTTATTTCTACACACATACACTCTGGAACCCCTATTCCAGACCCCAAGCATTCCTAGGCCGGAGTTGTCCCTCCAACCTCAGATGCCGCAATTGGTCTGATACCCGGTAAGGGTACAGGACGACCAGGAACTAATGATCCTATGTGGGAAGACTTTGTAAACAGGGCACATATGAGGCATCCAGAACCTACAATATCCCAGGTGGAAGTCACTCTCATCTCCATGCGGAACCGGGCCATTCAAAACAACCTTCCATACGTTTTTTCCTACGGACGAGCTTGCAGATCTAGAATTCACATCCGGAGAAACTCCAAAATCTCCTCCTTATGCTTCAAATCCTTCAGCTTCGGATGATGAAATTTCCGAAGAAGTGATGCTTACAACTGATGTTGCACACGTTGCTGATGCCAACATATTTTCCTCAGTTCAACTTCATCTTAAGCCATCTTCTTCCAAGCTCGCTTTTGATTTCGGATCCTCATCCTCCACAAAGGATGACTCATAATCTACACAAAAGCTTCATGATGATGCCACCAACAAACCCGGTCCTTCTGTCACTCCAATAAATCCAAACTCTCTGAAACCTAATCCTCAACCTTCAAGCTCAGACAACGGATCCTCAACAGGAAACCATATAGATCCATTTGCCCTCCTGGATATTCAATCCAACGTTTTGGACACAATGAAGAATGTTACCACTCTTGAGACCTCAGTGGCTGAGCTCAAGTCCAAAATCGATGAAAAGGTGTCCGGACTGGACTCCAAGTTCGATGCCATTCTCCAGTCTTTATCCTATCAGTCCGGACCCTCCGTGGCTGAAAGAGAAGCTTAATTAGATCAACTGATCTCCATCCGGCTCAAGCACTCCATTGAAGAAGTTGAAGCTAAGTATGATGCTTCAGTTGAGCATTATCTTGACACCATTACCACAATGCTCAAGGTCCATGATGATTTGGTAGCTGCTACAAACGATCTCATCAAACAGACTCACATTTGCCATGAAAAAAAAATTCTGAGGCTGGAGAAGGAAATAAGGAAAAAGGATGAAATAAACCTGATAATCCAGCAAGTCCTCATCAAGCTGCTTCGCTCTACTTGGAACATTGTTGATGTTCCGAATCGCAAGTTTGATGAGATGCTTGCTATCCTTGGACATCTGTTTGATCATCTCTCCTCCCAAGCGCCCACTTCGGAAGCTTATGATACGCTTACTCGTCAGCTTAATACCGGTCTTCAAAAGGTGTTTGACAAATCTGTTGATCTGAAGGACTCTTTGGCGCTTGCATCGATTCCTAAGGCCaccgatgcaagagggggagaaggtcCGAGTCAACCGTGGAAACCTGCCTCGGTTTTTCAGCTTCGCAATGAAGATCTCAATTCCAATGATGAAGTCCAAGTTCTTTCCGGACTTCTAGGAGACACTGATGATGATGAAGACAAAGATGAAGAAGAATATGTTCCTATTGGAGTACTTGGTCTCGAAGCTCCAAACAAGCCTTTTCCGAAGGTATTAActgaagaagaaaagaaaatctGGTCTGCAGCCTCTTGGCCATCTACTTTGCCTGATGCTCTTCTTAGGGCAATTCAAATTGCTAAGGCAAAAACACTTCTCATCGCTCAAGCCTTCCGGGACACTCCTTCCATGTTACCACTTATTCTGGCACCAAAAATCACTCCAATGAAGGAAGGTTCTCCTTTCCGGACCCCAGACGACATTCCGAAAGAACCTCTTCCATCCTACCCCCCTAAGGTCACTATGGATGAGAACATGTTGCATGTGATCTCAGTCCTTAACAAAAgtaaagacaaaggaaagaagcCTATCACGGAATCCATACCTCTACCAAAGCAAACACTTGGATGGTCCCAGGAAGAAATAAACAAGGCTTTAGAAGACAACATCTGGATCCAAGCGCTCAAAGACAATCCGAATTCGATGCGTGACATTTATCCTCTCTTCCGTGAAGACATTCTTAAGGATGTCGATTTAGTACCCTTCATGTACTACGACATTCCTTCTAATGATTTCAAACAACTTgatcttcctctctctccctTCAACAAATTTTACATCAAATTTGCCCCTCTCCATCCCAATGACAATCCAAAGGTCACCATACATACATATCGTGAAAGGTTAAAAACCTTCTATGCCAAGAATGCACTTCCCATAAAAGGAATTTTGGACAAGGAAGAATATTACCAAGATTTTTGGTTATGAAAAAAGGTCCTCACCAAGTTTAAACTTAACTGTCCACTCTTCCGATACCATGTTATCATGAACAAACCATCCTATCAAACCATCACCGATGCTGACTTTCCGACGATGAATCCGAACGACATTTTAACTTTAGCTGCTCACCTTCGAGGAATTCAGAATGATGATATTAGCATGGGTACGTACCATGCAATCCTGAGCTTCCTTAAAGACTATGTCGCAAAATTTAGTCGACGTGACTATGAGCTTGCCCATCTTTTCGGAACCAAAGACTTTGTTGCCAAGATAGAATACGTGCTTCTGGAAGCTGATCTTCAAGCTGAAGGCCCTATTGATGATCtggttctagggtttgtatacAAGACCAAGAAAACAAACAAGAAGGACTTTTTCCGAGTCCTTGACAAACACCTGGTTCCTACAAAAGCTCTCAAGAAGTTCATCAGCCGTGCAACCAAGTATGAAGCTCCGGAGCATGTCAAAGCAAAGTTTTTGAGTCAGTTGTCATGGTACATTGAAGTCCGAGAATGGTTGTTCAGAGCATACACTTTCATTAAGGAAGAAGCTATCTAAGCTGActtgattgctaagttcacttaggggagattgttggaacctgaaagtgaacctctagcaatccgaaATCTAGTTGTCATCTCCGAAGTCAAGCTAGTTCTGAAGTGAAGTGTGCTCTGGAATTTCTTTGTGTCCGGACCTGAAGTCAAAGTGGTGAAGTGAAGATAGAGTGAAGGCATTCCAGAATGAACCTTGTGTCCGAAATGATTTCTTTGCCTAAATCAAtattttgtctttatgcatttaaTGTAATTTGTCTTTTGTTTGATTTGACTTGTCATAGGACTTAGTTTTATTTGTCAAACACGGATATTCAGACTGTGAGATGTAACTCTTTTGTCCAGTCCTTTGATTGTAATTGGTTCGCACTATGTTTCATGTGCTCTTATTTATAGGAGCATTCAATGTTGAATCAATAGACAGGTTATTCAAACCTTTTAGCATATCCAAGTTACTTCATCTTTCTGAATattctttcaaacattcttcttgttcttcatttattatctCTACCGTGATCTTTACTCTCATTCATCATTTATGGCTTGAACATTTGTTGAATACTTTATCTCAGACTTGACTATccagacttgactggaacatttattgacaaacatacattgatcttaagcatttactcaaggtttgagtttcaaaccttgtccctgcgaaTCAGATCGTTCTTGTTCTCACACATCTAAAGATCCTGTTATGTTCATTCTTCCTTTAGTATCTTATGCGTTCATTGATGAAGCCtagtttatttttttgaaaagagaaaactCATGATCTCTTGCGACCAATATATCGAAGTGTTGGAACTATGATGTTGATTCAATCATGTTGGTGGGTGTCATCGGTCTATATCGACAACTATTTAGTATGTTCCCGAGTTGATTTTGACCCACTTTGTGACCATGAACAACTTATGGTTAAATATTGGATGTGAAATCGTACTTTTTATTATGAAGGAACGAAGAATAAATAcaaaaaatttaaaacataaattcttGAAATAATTGTAAAAAATATCTAAAACAAATGTTAAGTAGACATTAGGAGTTCTGAAATAAAAATGTGAAGATAAAATTTACTCCCTTATTgcattatttttttagttttcatgtacaatatatattattatggaatTGACTTTACTTTTTCATGGTTGATGTATGTTATTTTGGAAAATTTAAGGTTGATATGTTATACCAAAATGGTCCATTGATACTCTAGTACTTTTATGTACTGCCAAAATATGATTGGGTTAAAAATTTGAGAAATCATGGAAAATAGGGACCATATTGTAATTAGTTCATAATGGTGATTGTTATGTGTAACTTTTTCTTTTTGGGACTTATATTATTGAAGCAAAAATTCTGTTTATATACGGAGGGGGAGAGATTTGTACTTGTTTTGCTTCTTTATAATTGCATTTTGTAGAACAAACAGATTCACACGTTCTCTCTTTAGGTCCAGGGTTCAGGGCACACCTAAATCAACAGAGAGACGTAACATATCGAGTTATGGCTGAACAGACCACCGTCGCCGCCGCGACTGATTCGCCGTTAAAGAGGCCAAGAGAAGGAGACGAGAACGGCGCCGCCGCGTTTGAAACTAATGCCAACATATCATCTGTCATTCCCGGATGGTTTTCAGAGATTAGCCCAATGTGGCCTGGTGGGTTTTCTTTCATTTCTCATTTTCTTACTGTGTTTATATGTATGAAAGTATTTATTTTGGGGTTTCGATTTCAAATTGTTTACAGAGCTCCTCTCTTCTTTAATTTGCGCAATTCCTTAATGTTTGTTTCCTTTCAGTGGTTTTCAATAGTTTGGGTTTTTCGAATCTCATGGTGATTTGGGATTAATGTGGTGATTGTTCTTGTGTATTTGTCATAGATTTACAGATTCACTCAAGTATTGTTAGGTGATTTAATCCACTTCATgggtttatgtttttttttattatagtttAAAGTAGATTTACTCCATTAGTGTCATCATTAGAGCccactttttattttattttaaggctTCATTCTATTAATGTCCAAAATAGAAAATCGACTCTTGTTTTTTAGGTTTGTAATAAAGTACAGAGTTTGTGTATCGATGATACTTTATTGTTATCGAAATTCTTTTTATAACCAAAAACATCtctaattttttaaattaaaaagtatCCCACTTGACACTCATAAGTCAAAAGGTGGATAATAATCATGAAATCCCCTATTACTTTTCTGCATTCATGCTAttgtagggttttttttttgtatgattATTACATAAAGTTAGCGCACATTCAAACACCCCTTTTTATTTCTATATTTATACGAAAATTCAGGGTTCAAATTGTCTTGATTTGATATGTTTAATCTTTATATTACCTTAGGGCATGTTTGGTTTGTGGATTCCAGTGGAATTGGAATCTCTAATTCCATTATGTTGTGAAACCAATGGAATTAAATTCCAAAATGTCTCTTAAAAAACCATGTATGATGGGTTGCATCATTGACAAGAATTGAATTCCATTTTTCATTTTATTCATTAAAAGACAAAATTATCCTCATAAATCCATTAAAACACAAACACATTCTCCTTTTAACATAATTTACATTCCAATTTCTTTGATATATATTCACAAATCTAacattaaacatcaaagaaatgtAATTGAATTCCATTTCATTTCCATCCAACCAAACCAATGACATACTCCAATTCCTTTCTCAGATTCCAATTCCATTGTCAGATTCCATTCCTTCCAATGAGAACCAAACACCCCTTTACTGTTATACCCTTTGAATGTATATTATATTCACTTCCTTCTTTTTAATAGATTTTTTAAGTATCCATACAAAATCTTTATATTATTCATTTTTTCCATGTAAATATGCAGGAGAAGCACACTCTTTAAAAGTGGAAAAGATCTTGTTTCAAGGAAAGTCTGAGTATCAAGATGTTATGgtatttcaggtattatatttttcattttacttTCTAATCTTCAATATTAAAAcccctttttcttcttttttcaaTTCCTActtcaaataataaaatatatatatttattcccTTTTTTTTTAGTCAGCAACATATGGGAAAGttcttgttttagatggtgtaattcAACTTACAGAAAGAGATGAATGTGCATATCAAGAAATGATAACTCATCTTCCCCTTTGTTcaattccaaaccctaaaaaggtTTCACATTTCCACTTTGTTCAACATATATGATTTTACACTCGATTTTACAACCCCTCTATTAactgtatgattttttttttcttttctaaaatcTTTTTTAGGTTTTGGTTGTTGGAGGAGGTGATGGTGGTGTGTTGCGTGAAGTAGCTCGACATACTTCTATTGAACATATAGATATATGTGAGATTGATAAAATGGTTGTTGATGTGAgtaaattataaattattataaattcataatttcttgaATCTTTTTTAATCCTTACACATCATTACATATTTAGTTGTTCATTCTATTTGACTTAATAGACTTAATGAGGATAAGACTTAAGGGATGTTTCATTTTTATACTCATCAAGTCATGTATGAAGTGGCTAAATGAGTAATGATGTCTGTCTGGCTTAATAatctaaatgaccattttatccttaCATTCAAAGAATCAAAGTTTTCACAATACTCATCAGTTTTAATGTGAGAGGAGTTGGGAGGAAtacaaaagaaaggaaaatatgTAAAGGGGTgttgtcttaatacattaagccaaGTTTATTTGTGTTAACTGATTAAGTCATTATGTTTACAGATTATGTAAAAAAGAAACAACTTCATAACGAAAATCAAGAAAATGAAGCTTTCTTCATTAAGTCCTAACTTCTTACAAATTTGTCATTTGTTTTTTCCTTTTGCCTatgacattatactttgaaaaatgtgatttttattttTGTCCCATTTTTTTTTCAGGTTTCTAAAGAGTTCTTTCCCGATGTAGCTGTTGGATACGATGATCCTCGTGTCAACCTCCACATAGGCGATGGTAGAATGTTGTAAAAACAAGAAAtgaaattataattataattctttaataaacaaatcaatagttttgtttattatttttttgagtaaatgacacgaatggtccctatgaatTGTGGTAATttgcacatttggtccctaacttattttttcaactcagaaggtccctacagtttgtttttgttgcacgtttggtctctgtcttacctaaaaagactattttgctgttgattttttaatttatttaaataaagtgaGGTAGGTAAGGTAAAGTAAGGTGAGGTGGAAGTGGGGTTGGGAGTGTGTTTatttaaacaaattaaaaaatcaagggcaaaatagtctttttaggtaagacaggaaccaaacacgcaacaaaaacaaatagtaaggaccttccgagttaaaaaaacaagttagggaccaaacgtgcaaatcaccccaaaccatagggactatttgtgtaatttactcttactttTTTCAAATCTTGTAGGAGTTGCATTCTTGAAAGCTGCTCCTGAAGGAAGTTATGATGCTGTTATAGTTGATTCTTCAGATCCAATAGGTACTTTACACACTTTAGCACTTTAACACTTTAACAACCCCCTACCCCCTACCCCTACCCCACCCCACCATTTGATGTTGTTATGATTCAGGTCCAGCTCAAGAGCTTTTTGAGAAACCGTTTTTTGAATCTGTTGCAAAAGCGTTGCGTCCTGGTGGTGTTGTTTGTACACAAGCTGAAAGCATATGGCTTCATATGGATATTATTGAAGATATTGTTGCAAATTGTTGCCAAGTGTTTAAAGGATCTGTTAACTATGCATGGACAACGGTTCCTACGTATCCAAGGTTTAAttattttctttgaaaattttttattttgattttttttactgAAAAATGAGTCGATTTGGGTTGTGTTTTGTTATCTAATGAATCAAATGGATTAGAAAAAGGTCCCGAAAGTGTCATTTGGTTGGTCCTTGTACCCTTTTAGCAATGGTTCGATAGTCTATATGctaaatgactattttgcccttgtttTCTTCATCTCTTTCTTTCATCCTTGTCATGTGAAAACTTTAGAAATATTCCTCATTGAAGAAGATGGAGAATAttttttggttttgatttttgaaagaaGAGGATGGAGAcgagggcaaaatagtcatttactATTTAAACAGCCCAGGGACCAAACATCTGGAATCAAACTATGCAACTAGAAAGTTTGTAATTTAGTCTTAAAAAGTTTTGGCAAAAAGGGAAATGGGTCAAACTGGTCAAACATTGTGTAATCCTCACCATTAATCATCTACAAAATCTTAAATTTGTGACAATTGGTGATAAGGATTCGAAAATTCTAACAATTGTTAATTTTGCACATGATCTATGAATGAATGCAGTGGTGTTATTGGATTCATGTTATGTTCTACTGAAGGACCCAAGGTTGACTTCAAGAACCCGGTCAACCCAATAGATGCAATCGATAAACAATCTAAATCTGTGGGACCCTTGAAGTTCTACAA
This window encodes:
- the LOC111913711 gene encoding spermidine synthase 1, producing MAEQTTVAAATDSPLKRPREGDENGAAAFETNANISSVIPGWFSEISPMWPGEAHSLKVEKILFQGKSEYQDVMVFQSATYGKVLVLDGVIQLTERDECAYQEMITHLPLCSIPNPKKVLVVGGGDGGVLREVARHTSIEHIDICEIDKMVVDVSKEFFPDVAVGYDDPRVNLHIGDGVAFLKAAPEGSYDAVIVDSSDPIGPAQELFEKPFFESVAKALRPGGVVCTQAESIWLHMDIIEDIVANCCQVFKGSVNYAWTTVPTYPSGVIGFMLCSTEGPKVDFKNPVNPIDAIDKQSKSVGPLKFYNKEIHSAAFCLPSFAKKVIEAKAAK